A region from the Brassica napus cultivar Da-Ae chromosome C8, Da-Ae, whole genome shotgun sequence genome encodes:
- the LOC125575358 gene encoding glutamine synthetase cytosolic isozyme 1-3-like produces MDAHYKACLYAGIGISGVNGEVTLGQWEFQVSPVEGISTGDQVWVARYLLERITEISGVNVSFDPKPVPGDCATTA; encoded by the exons ATGGATGCACACTACAAGGCCTGTCTTTACGCAGGTATTGGCATCTCTGGTGTCAATGGAGAAGTCACGCTTGGACAGTGGGAGTTCCAGGTCAGTCCGGTTGAGGGTATTAGTACTGGTGATCAAGTCTGGGTCGCTAGATACCTTCTCGAG AGGATCACTGAGATCTCTGGTGTAAATGTCAGCTTCGACCCAAAACCAGTCCCG GGTGATTGTGCAACTACAGCATGA
- the LOC106412368 gene encoding E3 ubiquitin-protein ligase AIRP2-like — MYNQLAVSSSSSSTSSSYYESLKLLEADVQHANTLAEAIPTGKNNARLQMKLVQSNFASLLLFLFRWIDLSCSCLLPRYFNLFHVLVYKVNSDGQPKLTALGRKATISEFYGVILPSLQLLHSNLDELDTSDIGFDLKRLSNKITKAAHSHSSRFINAGLEREEECGICLETCTQMVLPNCCHSMCIKCYRNWNLKSQSCPFCRGSIKRVNSEDLWVLAGDNDVVDTRTASREDLFRFYLYINSLPKDYPEALFLVYYEYSNLI, encoded by the exons atgtataATCAGTTGgcagtttcttcttcttcttcatctactTCTTCTTCGTACTATGAATCTTTGAAGCTTTTGGAAGCTGATGTTCAACACGCTAATACTTT GGCAGAAGCAATTCCAACGGGGAAGAACAATGCGCGGCTTCAGATGAAACTAGTTCAGAGCAACTTTGCTTCTTTACTACTCTTCTTGTTTCGGTGGATTGATCTTTCTTGCTCATGTCTGCTTCCTCGCTACTTCAACCTCTTTCATGTTCTTGTCTACAAG GTTAATTCTGATGGACAACCTAAGCTTACCGCGCTCGGTAGGAAAGCAACTATCAGTGAGTTCTATG GTGTGATACTGCCATCACTTCAGCTATTACATAGCAACTTAGACGAGCTGGATACTTCAGACATTGGTTTTGACCTTAAAAGACTCAGCAACAAGATAACAAAAGCAGCTCACAGTCACAGTAGTAGATTCATCAATGCAGGGTTAGAGCGTGAGGAAGAATGTGGAATCTGTTTAGAAACTTGCACTCAAATGGTGTTGCCCAATTGCTGCCACTCAATGTGCATCAAATGCTACCGCAATTGGAACTTGAAGTCTCAGTCATGCCCGTTTTGTCGAGGCAGCATAAAGAGAGTGAACTCAGAGGATTTGTGGGTGCTTGCTGGTGATAATGACGTGGTGGATACAAGGACGGCTTCAAGGGAAGACTTGTTCAGATTCTACCTCTACATCAATAGCCTTCCCAAGGACTACCCTGAAGCTCTCTTCTTGGTTTACTACGAGTACTCAAACCTGATTTAG
- the LOC125592037 gene encoding glutamine synthetase cytosolic isozyme 1-3-like yields the protein MRNNGGLAVIKNTIEKLQVKHKENIAAYGEGNECRRTGKHETAYINMFSWGVANRGASEWNNGGLAVIKNTIEKLQVKHKENIAAYGEGNERRLTGKHETAYINTFSWGVANRGASVRVGRDTEKEGKGYFEDRRPASNMDPYVVTSMIAETTILG from the exons ATGAGGAACAACGGAGGATTAGCAGTGATAAAGAACACGATAGAGAAGCTTCAGGTGAAGCACAAGGAGAACATTGCTGCGTACGGTGAAGGCAACGAGTGTCGTCGCACGGGGAAGCACGAGACCGCATACATCAACATGTTTTCTTGGGGAGTGGCGAACCGTGGAGCTTCG GAGTGGAACAACGGAGGATTAGCAGTGATAAAGAACACGATAGAGAAGCTTCAGGTGAAGCACAAGGAGAACATTGCTGCGTATGGTGAAGGCAACGAGCGTCGTCTCACGGGGAAGCACGAGACCGCATACATCAACACGTTTTCTTGGGGAGTGGCGAACCGTGGAGCTTCGGTGAGAGTGGGACGAGACACTGAGAAGGAAGGCAAAGGTTACTTCGAAGACAGAAGGCCAGCTTCTAACATGGATCCTTATGTCGTTACGTCCATGATCGCTGAAACCACCATCCTCGGTTAA
- the LOC106415311 gene encoding probable phospholipid-transporting ATPase 11 yields the protein MPGGRQGGRRRSRLRLSNIYAFKCRKSSFQEDHSQIGGPGFSRVVYCNEPNSPASERRNYAGNYVRSTKYTPASFIPKSLFEQFRRVANFYFLVTGILSLTPLSPYSAVSALLPLGFVILVSMVKEGIEDWGRKRQDIEVNNRRVKVHDGNGTFRQEEWRELKVGDIVRVEKDEFFPADLLLLSSSYEDSICYVETMNLDGETNLKVKQGLEATSSALHEDSDFKELKAVVRCEDPNADLYTFVGTLHLEEQRHPLSIQQLLLRDSKLRNTEYVYGAVVFTGHDTKVIQNSTDPPSKRSRIERKMDKIIYMMFFVVFLMSFIGSIVFGIETREDRARAGGRTERWYLKPDDADIFFDPEKAPLAAILHFFTAVMLYSYFIPISLYVSIEIVKVLQSVFINNDILMYYEETDKPAHARTSNLNEELGMVDTILSDKTGTLTCNSMEFIKCSIAGTAYGRGITEVERSMAMRSGGAALVGDDLDVVVDKSGPKIKGFNFQDERVMKGNWVKQREAAVLQKFFRLLAVCHTAIPETDEATGAVSYEAESPDEAAFVVAARELGFEFFSRTQNGISFRELDLATGQKVERVYRLLNVLEFNSARKRMSVIVRDEDGKLLLLSKGADNVMFERLAKNGRKFEEKTREHVNEYADAGLRTLILAYREVDENEYIEFSKNFNEAKNSVTTDRESLIDEITDQMERDLILLGATAVEDKLQNGVPECIDKLAQAGIKIWVLTGDKMETAINIGFACSLLRQEMKQIIINLETPHIKALEKAGEKDAIEQASRESVVKQMEEGKALITGSSGSHEAFALIIDGKSLTYALEDDFKKQFLDLATGCASVICCRSSPKQKALVTRLVKSGTGKTTLGIGDGANDVGMLQEADIGIGISGVEGMQAVMSSDIAIAQFRYLERLLLVHGHWCYSRISSMICYFFYKNITFGVTVFLYEAYTSFSAQPAYNDWFLSLFNVFFSSLPVIALGVFDQDVSSRFCYKFPLLYQEGVQNLLFSWKRIIGWMFNGLITALAIFFICKESQEHQLYNPNGKTAGREILGGTIYTCIVWVVNLQMVLAISYFTWVQHIVIWGSIALWYIFLMVYGAMGPSFSTDAYKVFLETLAPAPSYWLTTLFVMIFALIPYFVFKSIQMRFFPGYHQMIQWIRYEGHSNDPEFVEMVRQRSIRPTTVGFTARRAASVRRSGRFHDQLKKNFIAF from the exons ATGCCGGGAGGTAGACAAGGCGGTCGGAGAAGAAGCAGGTTACGCCTAAGCAACATCTACGCCTTCAAATGTCGCAAATCAAGTTTCCAAGAAGACCACTCGCAGATAGGAGGACCCGGCTTCTCCCGAGTCGTCTACTGCAACGAACCCAACTCTCCGGCGTCGGAACGCCGCAACTACGCCGGAAACTACGTCCGGTCAACGAAATACACTCCGGCTTCGTTCATACCCAAATCTCTCTTCGAGCAGTTTCGCCGCGTCGCCAACTTCTACTTCCTCGTCACCGGAATCTTGTCGCTGACTCCGCTCTCTCCTTACAGCGCCGTCAGCGCTCTGTTACCTCTCGGCTTCGTCATCCTCGTGAGCATGGTCAAAGAAGGGATCGAGGACTGGGGAAGAAAACGACAGGACATAGAGGTGAACAACAGGAGAGTGAAGGTTCACGACGGGAACGGAACGTTCCGGCAGGAGGAGTGGAGGGAGCTTAAGGTCGGAGATATAGTGAGAGTTGAGAAAGACGAGTTTTTTCCGGCGGATCTTTTGCTTCTTTCGTCGAGCTACGAAGACTCGATTTGCTACGTGGAGACGATGAATTTAGATGGAGAGACGAATCTGAAAGTGAAGCAAGGTTTGGAAGCGACGTCGTCGGCGTTACACGAAGACTCCGACTTCAAAGAGTTGAAAGCCGTCGTGAGATGCGAAGATCCTAATGCGGATCTCTACACGTTCGTCGGAACTTTGCATTTGGAAGAACAGAGACATCCTTTGTCTATTCAACAGCTTTTGCTTCGTGACTCGAAGCTTAGAAACACGGAGTATGTGTACGGAGCTGTTGTATTCACTGGACACGACACAAAG GTGATTCAAAATTCAACTGATCCACCATCGAAGAGAAGCAGAATCGAGAGGAAGATGGACAAGATCATCTACATGATGTTCTTCGTAGTGTTTCTGATGTCTTTCATCGGCTCCATCGTCTTTGGAATCGAGACAAGAGAGGATAGAGCGAGAGCTGGAGGAAGAACAGAGAGATGGTACTTAAAACCAGACGATGCAGACATCTTCTTCGATCCCGAAAAAGCTCCACTGGCTGCGATTTTACATTTCTTCACCGCGGTTATGCTCTACAGCTACTTCATTCCGATTTCTCTCTACGTATCCATCGAAATCGTCAAAGTTCTTCAGAGCGTTTTCATCAACAACGACATTCTCATGTACTACGAGGAGACCGATAAACCCGCGCACGCGAGAACGTCAAATCTCAACGAAGAGCTTGGAATGGTCGACACGATCCTATCCGATAAGACCGGGACGCTGACGTGCAACTCCATGGAGTTCATCAAGTGTTCCATCGCTGGGACGGCGTACGGGCGCGGTATAACCGAAGTTGAAAGATCCATGGCTATGAGAAGCGGCGGCGCGGCTTTGGTTGGCGATGATTTGGACGTTGTGGTGGACAAGTCTGGTCCTAAGATCAAAGGGTTTAACTTCCAGGACGAGAGAGTCATGAAAGGTAACTGGGTTAAGCAGCGAGAAGCTGCTGTCTTGCAAAAGTTTTTCAGGTTGTTAGCCGTGTGTCACACGGCTATACCTGAAACTGATGAAGCCACAGGAGCCGTCTCTTACGAGGCTGAGTCTCCTGATGAAGCTGCGTTTGTCGTCGCGGCTAGAGAGCTCGGGTTCGAGTTCTTTAGCCGCACGCAAAACGGGATCTCGTTCCGTGAGTTGGACCTTGCAACAGGGCAGAAAGTTGAAAG GGTGTATCGGTTACTAAACGTTCTTGAGTTCAACAGCGCGAGGAAGAGAATGTCAGTGATCGTGCGGGACGAAGATGGGAAGCTTCTGTTACTGTCAAAAGGAGCTGACAA TGTGATGTTTGAAAGACTTGCTAAAAACGGACGTAAATTCGAAGAGAAAACAAGAGAGCATGTGAATGAATATGCAGATGCAGGGCTAAGGACATTGATACTTGCATACCGTGAAGTTGATGAGAATGAGTACATTGAGTTCAGCAAGAACTTCAATGAAGCTAAGAACTCAGTAACAACGGATCGCGAGAGCTTGATCGATGAAATCACTGATCAGATGGAACGTGATTTGATCCTCCTTGGTGCTACCGCTGTTGAGGACAAGCTTCAAAATGGG GTTCCTGAATGTATAGACAAGCTTGCGCAAGCAGGAATCAAGATTTGGGTTCTAACTGGAGACAAGATGGAGACAGCAATCAATATAGG GTTTGCTTGTAGTTTACTAAGACAAGAGATGAAGCAGATCATCATAAACCTCGAGACACCACATATAAAAGCATTGGAGAAAGCTGGAGAGAAAGATGCGATTGAACAGGCATCTAGAGAAAGCGTCGTGAAGCAAATGGAGGAAGGGAAAGCTCTCATCACAGGATCAAGCGGCTCTCATGAGGCGTTTGCCTTGATCATTGACGGGAAGTCGCTAACGTACGCTCTTGAAGATGATTTCAAGAAACAGTTTCTTGACTTAGCCACAGGGTGTGCCTCTGTTATTTGCTGCAGATCATCACCTAAACAAAAGGCATTG GTTACGAGGTTGGTCAAAAGTGGAACTGGGAAGACAACATTAGGTATTGGAGATGGAGCAAATGATGTTGGAATGCTTCAAGAAGCAGACATCGGTATCGGAATCAGCGGCGTTGAGGGAATGCAAGCTGTTATGTCTAGCGATATAGCCATTGCTCAGTTCAGATACTTAGAGCGTCTCTTGCTAGTCCATGGTCACTGGTGTTACAGCAGAATCTCATCCATG ATATGTTACTTCTTCTACAAGAATATAACTTTTGGTGTGACTGTCTTCTTATACGAAGCCTACACATCTTTCTCTGCTCAACCAGCATATAACGACTGGTTTCTATCTCTTTTCAacgtcttcttctcttctcttcccgTCATTGCTCTCGGAGTTTTCGATCAAGACGTCTCATCTCGCTTCTGTTACAAG TTCCCATTGTTATACCAAGAAGGAGTTCAGAATCTACTCTTCAGCTGGAAAAGAATCATTGGATGGATGTTCAATGGACTAATCACAGCGCTCGCCATTTTCTTCATCTGCAAGGAATCTCAAGAACACCAACTCTACAACCCTAACGGCAAAACCGCCGGTCGGGAGATCCTCGGAGGGACAATTTACACTTGCATTGTCTGGGTGGTCAATCTCCAGATGGTTCTAGCCATAAGCTACTTCACTTGGGTCCAACACATTGTAATATGGGGCTCAATTGCTTTATGGTACATCTTCCTCATGGTCTATGGAGCCATGGGTCCTAGCTTCTCCACAGATGCTTACAAAGTCTTCCTTGAAACCCTAGCTCCAGCTCCATCTTACTGGCTAACAACTCTCTTCGTGATGATCTTTGCTTTGATCCCTTACTTCGTCTTCAAGTCGATTCAGATGAGATTCTTCCCTGGTTACCATCAAATGATTCAGTGGATAAGGTACGAGGGTCATTCTAATGATCCTGAGTTTGTGGAAATGGTTAGGCAGAGATCGATTAGGCCTACCACGGTTGGTTTCACTGCCAGAAGAGCTGCTAGTGTACGACGGTCCGGTAGGTTTCATGATCAGCTTAAAAAGAATTTCATTGCTTtctga